A portion of the Magnolia sinica isolate HGM2019 chromosome 17, MsV1, whole genome shotgun sequence genome contains these proteins:
- the LOC131230358 gene encoding uncharacterized protein LOC131230358: MEGFGCSGFIGASGVTKKRRSNTSRRPRPDANPFVDGQDHSPSSSTPPSDNVSKVSSDENVGYDAGFQRKEMNLNSTASRFPSYNQVEGEALPKKSRKDGAFGEIDGFYSSGSSRAGSVIRNEKGRNASDFKRCSEGVLAPANWKNASKVNFDFQSDSHNSEGRNGDSRSLGQSGVTLNGSGSRGDSSSNENKLRKVKLKVGGVTRTIHAKPTPDSATDGSSTKPPRSADAPRQRQRLILQDNSDDDSPPYKTNGLQGIPWKNFSGGGGVTLALKAESRGKMSGSLSAKQTDKSHGIPSSEPVRKSKRVPKRRVLDGALDDEDEDDELRYLGRLKIAKANADYITDYDDGEEDSRKRRTLKTSRSRIAAGEYDGVDGYGLLRSSKEGKKKSRLERGSEDADYIEDEDYDEPGSDGGFDANMRKKQRKESLDSLADTKKEISLTTRQRALQSGKDVSSTSLVEFPNGLPPAPPRKQKEKLSEVEQQLKKAEAAQRRRMQVEKAARESEAEAIRKILGQDSSRKKKEDKLRKQRDELARERAANAMTLPSNTVRWIMGPTGTVVTFPKDLGLPSIFDSKPCSYPAPREKCAGPSCTNAYKYRDSKSKLPLCSLQCYRAVNETMRPVTTC, translated from the exons ATGGAGGGGTTCGGATGCTCTGGATTCATTGGTGCAAGTGGTGTGACGAAGAAGCGGAGGAGTAACACTAGCAGGAGACCTCGGCCCGATGCAAACCCGTTcgtggatggtcaagatcattccCCTTCATCATCCACGCCACCTTCAGATAATGTGAGCAAAGTTTCTAGTGATGAAAATGTGGGTTATGACGCTGGTTTCCAGAGGAAGGAGATGAACCTCAACAGCACTGCTTCAAGGTTTCCGTCTTATAACCAAGTTGAAGGGGAAGCACTTCCCAAAAAGAGTAGGAAAGATGGAGCATTTGGAGAAATCGATGGGTTTTACAGCAGTGGTAGCTCGAGAGCTGGATCAGTGATAAGAAATGAGAAAGGACGGAATGCATCGGATTTCAAACGGTGCAGTGAAGGTGTCCTTGCACCAGCTAATTGGAAGAACGCGAGCAAGGTTAACTTCGATTTTCAATCTGATAGCCATAACAGCGAAGGAAGGAATGGTGACAGCCGTAGTCTTGGGCAGTCAGGAGTAACTTTGAATGGATCAGGTAGTAGAGGGGATTCTTCATCCAATGAGAACAAGCTTAGGAAAGTGAAGCTGAAGGTCGGTGGAGTCACACGCACCATTCATGCAAAACCCACACCGGACAGTGCCACTGATGGTTCTTCTACGAAGCCTCCTCGCTCTGCCGATGCCCCTCGGCAGCGGCAGAGGCTAATTCTTCAG gaTAACTCGGATGATGACTccccaccatataaaacaaaTGGCTTGCAGGGAATCCCATGGAAGAATTTCAGTGGAGGAGGGGGTGTTACCCTTGCATTGAAGGCGGAATCTAGAGGCAAAATGTCCGGAAGTCTGTCAGCAAAGCAAACAGACAAGTCTCACGGCATTCCCTCTTCTGAGCCAGTTCGCAAGAGCAAAAGGGTACCTAAGAGGCGTGTTTTAGATGGAGCATTAgacgatgaagatgaagatgatgagctCCGATATCTCGGGAGGCTCAAAATTGCAAAAGCTAATGCAGATTATATTACTGATTATGATGATGGGGAGGAGGATAGCAGGAAACGGAGAACGTTGAAGACTTCTAGAAGTAGGATTGCTGCTGGGGAGTATGATGGTGTCGATGGTTATGGTTTATTGCGGTCAAGCAAGGAGGGTAAGAAGAAATCTAGACTAGAGAGGGGATCTGAAGATGCAGATTATATTGAAGATGAAGACTATGATGAACCAGGATCGGATGGTGGGTTTGATGCTAATATGAGGAAGAAGCAAAGGAAGGAATCTCTTGACTCCTTAGCTGATACTAAAAAGGAAATCTCCCTCACTACCCGTCAGCGGGCCCTCCAATCAGGCAAAGATGTATCATCTACAAGTTTGGTCGAATTCCCAAATGGGTTACCCCCTGCTCCCCCAAGAA AGCAAAAGGAGAAGCTCTCTGAAGTGGAGCAGCAGCTGAAGAAAGCCGAAGCTGCTCAAAGACGTAGAATGCAAGTCGAGAAGGCAGCTAGGGAATCTGAG GCTGAAGCGATCAGGAAAATATTGGGTCAAGATTCGAgtaggaaaaagaaagaagataagCTGCGGAAGCAGCGGGATGAATTGGCACGG GAGAGGGCTGCCAATGCAATGACTCTCCCATCAAACACTGTTAGGTGGATAATGGGGCCAACCGGCACTGTTGTTACATTCCCCAAAGATCTCGGTCTGCCCAGCATATTCGACTCCAAGCCATGCAG TTACCCTGCTCCTCGGGAGAAATGTGCCGGCCCGTCATGCACCAACGCCTACAAGTACCGGGATTCCAAGTCGAAACTCCCACTTTGCAGCCTTCAGTGCTATCGAGCAGTAAATGAAACGATGCGACCGGTCACAACCTGCTGA